A stretch of the Balneola vulgaris DSM 17893 genome encodes the following:
- a CDS encoding sodium-dependent transporter yields MSSEKGSNNLFSSKLGMILSVLGIAVGTGNIWRFPRIAAQNGGEEGAGAFLIAWLCCLFLFSIPLIIAEYGIGRNGRKGVVGSFVKLVGSKFGWMGAFIGFVATAIMFYYSVVAGWSLFYLIESVTATMPASLQEANMVWNGFQDSMLPSVFHALMMLGGGFIVMKGISSIEKINKLLIPALLLIVVISLIRAVTLPGSGVGLTYLFTPDWSSLTEPQLWLEALTQNAWDTGAAWGLILSYGAYMRSKDDITISAFQTGIGNNMVSILAAMTIFATVFGTLGNTMSNGEILEVMKTSGPASTGLTFIWMPQLFNEMAGGSIFGILFFLGLTFAAFSSLISMIELASRVFVDMGVSRKKATIGICVTGFLLGMPSALSTEILANQDFVWSVGLMVSGAFMSFAVIKFGPKKFATEIVNNGEQSHSLGKWWEIIIKYVVPVEVITLLGWWIYLSVTSYAPDSWYNPLSSFSVATIIVQWGIAMGLLYFYNSKLVKKTMESSTPVS; encoded by the coding sequence ATGAGTTCTGAAAAAGGGAGTAATAACCTGTTTTCATCTAAACTTGGAATGATCTTAAGTGTGCTGGGTATCGCTGTTGGTACCGGTAACATTTGGAGATTTCCTAGAATTGCTGCACAAAATGGTGGTGAGGAGGGCGCCGGAGCATTTCTTATTGCTTGGTTATGTTGTCTCTTCCTCTTTTCGATCCCACTTATCATTGCCGAATATGGTATTGGCCGAAACGGACGTAAAGGTGTAGTAGGATCTTTTGTTAAACTTGTTGGTTCTAAATTTGGTTGGATGGGAGCCTTTATAGGCTTCGTAGCTACCGCCATCATGTTCTATTATAGTGTAGTTGCCGGATGGTCGCTTTTCTATTTAATTGAATCTGTGACGGCAACCATGCCCGCCAGTTTACAAGAAGCCAATATGGTTTGGAACGGTTTCCAAGATTCCATGTTGCCTTCTGTATTTCACGCCCTAATGATGTTAGGTGGTGGTTTTATCGTGATGAAAGGGATTTCATCCATCGAAAAAATCAACAAGCTCCTCATTCCCGCCTTACTACTTATTGTAGTTATTTCTCTTATCCGTGCCGTTACTTTACCGGGTAGTGGTGTTGGACTTACCTATTTATTCACTCCAGACTGGTCATCCTTAACGGAACCGCAACTTTGGCTTGAAGCACTAACTCAAAATGCTTGGGATACCGGTGCTGCTTGGGGTTTAATTCTGTCTTATGGTGCCTATATGCGCTCTAAAGATGATATTACCATTAGTGCCTTCCAAACAGGTATTGGTAATAACATGGTATCTATTTTAGCGGCCATGACTATTTTTGCTACCGTATTTGGTACGCTCGGAAATACCATGAGTAATGGTGAAATCCTTGAGGTTATGAAGACATCTGGGCCTGCATCAACGGGACTAACCTTTATTTGGATGCCACAGCTCTTTAATGAAATGGCGGGTGGTTCGATCTTCGGAATCCTATTCTTCTTAGGATTAACCTTTGCGGCCTTTAGCTCCCTTATCTCAATGATTGAGCTTGCTAGCCGTGTATTTGTGGATATGGGTGTTTCAAGAAAGAAAGCGACCATTGGTATATGTGTAACCGGCTTTTTATTAGGAATGCCTTCAGCACTATCTACTGAGATTTTAGCAAACCAAGATTTCGTTTGGTCGGTTGGCCTGATGGTTTCTGGTGCATTTATGTCGTTTGCTGTTATCAAATTCGGACCAAAGAAGTTTGCTACCGAAATTGTGAACAACGGCGAGCAAAGTCATTCGCTAGGCAAGTGGTGGGAAATTATCATCAAGTATGTAGTACCTGTTGAGGTTATCACTTTACTAGGGTGGTGGATTTACCTAAGTGTGACATCATACGCACCGGATAGCTGGTACAACCCATTGAGCTCCTTCTCGGTTGCTACCATCATTGTACAATGGGGAATCGCGATGGGACTACTGTATTTCTACAATAGTAAGCTTGTTAAAAAGACGATGGAATCCAGCACACCTGTTTCCTAA
- a CDS encoding DoxX family protein, with the protein MMNTLLTPASQSILIGCIFIAIGIYHFINPDFFIRIMPEYIPNHKAMVFWSGVFEILGGLGVLMPFTREFAGWGLILLLVAVFPANIEMFIKGYQKDPFSLYTVLTFLRLPLQFVLMYWIYWAAIK; encoded by the coding sequence ATGATGAACACACTGCTTACACCAGCTTCACAATCAATCCTCATTGGATGCATATTCATAGCTATTGGGATATATCATTTCATTAACCCGGACTTTTTCATTCGAATTATGCCCGAGTATATCCCCAATCATAAAGCCATGGTATTCTGGAGTGGTGTTTTTGAAATCCTTGGTGGATTAGGAGTACTCATGCCTTTTACTCGAGAGTTTGCTGGTTGGGGACTCATCCTTTTACTCGTAGCCGTATTTCCTGCAAATATTGAAATGTTTATCAAGGGCTATCAGAAAGATCCATTTTCACTCTATACTGTTCTTACCTTCCTTCGTTTACCATTGCAATTCGTGCTTATGTATTGGATATACTGGGCAGCAATTAAGTAG
- a CDS encoding nitroreductase family protein — MKSHKFVPHTAYQEYPVEEMKERAKSFYEDLCRRRTVREFSDRSVPREIIENCLLAAGTAPNGANKQPWHFAVVESADIKKKIREAAEDEEHEFYHRRAPQDWLDDLAKFNTDENKPFLETAPYLIGIFAQSYQLDEEGNKEKNYYVKESVGIATGMLITALHNAGLATLTHTPSPMGFLNEIMERPSNEKAFLLLVVGYPADGVEVPDITKKPLSDISSFL; from the coding sequence ATGAAGTCACACAAATTTGTACCTCATACAGCATACCAAGAGTATCCTGTGGAGGAAATGAAAGAACGCGCGAAAAGTTTTTATGAAGATTTATGCAGGCGCCGAACGGTTCGTGAGTTTTCAGACCGATCAGTTCCACGCGAAATAATCGAAAACTGTTTATTAGCCGCTGGCACCGCCCCAAATGGAGCCAACAAACAGCCGTGGCATTTTGCCGTTGTTGAAAGCGCGGATATAAAGAAGAAAATCCGTGAAGCAGCCGAAGATGAAGAACATGAGTTTTATCATCGTCGCGCACCTCAAGACTGGCTCGATGATCTCGCTAAGTTTAATACCGATGAAAACAAGCCTTTTCTAGAAACGGCTCCGTACCTCATTGGCATTTTTGCCCAAAGCTACCAACTAGACGAAGAGGGTAATAAAGAGAAAAACTATTATGTGAAAGAGTCGGTTGGAATAGCCACTGGTATGTTAATTACAGCACTGCATAATGCCGGGCTTGCAACGCTTACTCATACGCCTAGCCCAATGGGTTTCTTAAATGAAATTATGGAGCGCCCTTCCAACGAAAAGGCTTTCCTTCTACTTGTGGTTGGCTATCCCGCTGATGGGGTTGAAGTACCTGATATCACAAAAAAACCTCTTTCAGATATCAGCTCCTTTCTTTAA